ATGAGGTTGCGTTGTCAGGCAGGGGCTGGGTAGGGGGTTCCCGATAAGGTCTAATCCTTCTCTTCTAATGAGGCGGCTATTCACCTAACTCGCGACATTTCGTTTATCCCTCCGGGAGAGGAGGTTCTCGGTTCTCACGTAGGATCGTAGGAACGATGTGTAAGAACAAGTGTCGCGGATGGTGGGTGGCCCATTAAGCAACTTATTACTCCAGGGTGAATGGTACCCACGCCGACCATGCCTTGCGTGAACCTACCTCCTTATTGCCACCCTCCCACACCGCAAAGGCAACATTGGTGAATTGACCTGCCGACAGATGGAGGCTATTGGTATCTGCTGTGGACAGTGAGGTGGTGATGATTACTCGCCAGGTACCGTTTTCCCATATTCCTTTACCGTCGGCGTGTTGATCGGGTTTGGTGGTGAGGGTACCCCAGCCCTCTGCCATTTGATCGAGCACTGGACTTTGATGAGCCCGTGATACTGGATTGTCCACCCCCAGTGCCCCGCTGTAAGGACGAGAATCAGTGGCTCGCAGCACCTGATCTGGGTAGATATCAAAGACGGCGTTGGGATAGAGGTCCTGGATCTTGAGTTCACCCTGGTCAATATCACGCTGAAGGGCGGCTCGCCATTGCAGAATGTTTACCCTACCACCAGGATTACCCATCATTGGGCTCGGCAGGGCATTGGGATTGGCATCGATGGGAAACTCCACCGCTACCTGATCGCCGAATTGATCAACCACCAGGAGATCATTACGTGTGGCATCTGGCCATTCGATAAGAATTGCCAACCACTGATCATTGTGGGCCGCTTTAACGGTCAGACTCGTTATCGCTGCCTCGGGCTTGGTCGGGGTGGTAACCATTTGAGGATACATTGCTACCTTCACCGCGTTGGCCTCGTGCCAGAATTCTGCGTTGGCATCCAGGATTGGCCCCTTGCTGTTGGTATAGACAGCCGCAAGATTATCCTCCGCGCCCGCTAGGACCGGAAACAACAGGACACCGAGAATTCCTACGATACTCATCGCATATCTTGCTAGCAACCGGATCAATCTAATGGGGGGTTGGTTCTGGTTCATAATAGTTCATTTCCTCCTCGTGATGTACTTCCCCTCTTGGACAAGAGTGGAACGAGCGCGGCTGGTGATTTAGGGTAACCGTTCACTCCCCCTCCCAACGGGAGGGGGTTGGGAGGAGGCCGATCAAAAAATTGCTGATTCGATCGTCGGGCGATTGGTTGTATTTCATTTTTGATCGCCCTCCCCCTGTCCCCTCCCGTTGGGAGGGGGTGATGATTACGATTTAGGTGGTATTGCTGCGATAGGTCTGGAGTTTCTCGTCATAACCCGCCCGTACGTAGATGGGTTCGCGCAATGGCACCCGTACTACTTCGCCACCTTTTTCGTTGTAGCCGATCGCCCAATTTCCTCGTACTTGATAACTGTGGAGAATCTCCGGGGTTGCACCGAAGAGCAGTAATGCCCCAAGTAGTTTCGGATTGTCCTTGGCTTGACGATAGGCAGTAATGGCCGCCGCGACACCATTGCCGAACATCTGAACAAGATAGGCGGGTGGGACGTGGATCGGTGGGATGTAATAGGTATTAGGCTCCAATCCGAATTGTGGATAGAGCGGCTTGGCCACCTTGGCGACGTGAACAATATAATCCAGCGGATTATCCTCACGTATCTGATCGGGCGGGGCCAGGAATCCTTGCATCCGAATTTTGCCGATGCAGGTAATTGTACACTGGGTCTGACGGTTGTTTTCTACCGCAGGATAACAACCGATACACTTCTCGGAGACTCGCGTCATGGTGTTGAAGAAGGTTTTCTTGTAGGGGCAACCTCGGACACACTCCCGATAACCGCGACAGCGGGTTTGGTCAAGCAGAACAATGCCATCCTCGGGGCGTTTGTAGATTG
The nucleotide sequence above comes from Gammaproteobacteria bacterium. Encoded proteins:
- a CDS encoding EB_dh domain-containing protein, with amino-acid sequence MNQNQPPIRLIRLLARYAMSIVGILGVLLFPVLAGAEDNLAAVYTNSKGPILDANAEFWHEANAVKVAMYPQMVTTPTKPEAAITSLTVKAAHNDQWLAILIEWPDATRNDLLVVDQFGDQVAVEFPIDANPNALPSPMMGNPGGRVNILQWRAALQRDIDQGELKIQDLYPNAVFDIYPDQVLRATDSRPYSGALGVDNPVSRAHQSPVLDQMAEGWGTLTTKPDQHADGKGIWENGTWRVIITTSLSTADTNSLHLSAGQFTNVAFAVWEGGNKEVGSRKAWSAWVPFTLE
- a CDS encoding nitrate reductase / nitrite oxidoreductase, beta subunit, which gives rise to MPQVYNWQIGRTMEYPYEGKRPDKQFAMVLDINKCIACQTCTIACKTTWTSGHGQEYMLWNNVETKPYGYYPLGWDVNILNKLGVQEVGGAIYQGKTLFESAPSGERILGYLPEDMDYAHPNIGEDDSFGDMAQGAFLQMPHMQWMHYLPRICNHCTYPACLGSCSRQSIYKRPEDGIVLLDQTRCRGYRECVRGCPYKKTFFNTMTRVSEKCIGCYPAVENNRQTQCTITCIGKIRMQGFLAPPDQIREDNPLDYIVHVAKVAKPLYPQFGLEPNTYYIPPIHVPPAYLVQMFGNGVAAAITAYRQAKDNPKLLGALLLFGATPEILHSYQVRGNWAIGYNEKGGEVVRVPLREPIYVRAGYDEKLQTYRSNTT